The DNA window TATCGGCCCAAGCAAGAATATCGGCTATCTTGCTAAGAGGATAGACATCGCGCACCTGCGGACGGTCCTCGCCCTCGTTCACGATGTCACCTCCGCCGATCGAATAGACCGTACGGCGGTCAGTCTCGTGCCCTTCGCTGTCAAACGCGGCAAAAGTCATCCCGTTGGGGTGGAACGGCAAAAATATGTCGGGTTGCCAGAGTATGGTGGTCGGAGCAATCTTCTCAAGCTCGCCAAGTATCGCCACATCAGTCATGTGACCCTTTCCGGTGCCCGCAAGAGCGCCGTAAAGGGTCACAGTAAACGATGCGGCATCCCGGTGAAGGGAGCCAAACTCCTGAGCGGCCTTCAGAGGCCCCATCGTGTGAGAACTCGACGGGCCGTGGCCAATCTTATAGAGTCGTTTGATTGATTCCATCAATAATTTTTGAAAATCATCAGTCGATGAGGACGTGGCCGGTCATCTCCTTGGGCTGCGGAAGGCCCATAATCTTAAGCATGGTGGGAGCCACGTCTGCCAGCTTGCCGTCCTCGACCTTGGCGTCCTTGCGTTCTGTCACATAGATACAGGGCACAGGGTTGAGCGAGTGGGCGGTGTTGGGAGTGCCGTCGGCGTTGACCGCATTGTCGGCGTTGCCGTGGTCAGCGATGATGATGACTTCATAGCCGGCTTCCTTGGCTGCCTCAACAGTGTCCTTGACACACTCGTCGACTGCCTTCACGGCCTTGCAGATTGCATCGTAGACACCGGTGTGACCCACCATGTCGCCGTTTGCATAGTTCACGACAATGAAGTCATATTTTTCCTCCTTGATGGCCTCGACGAGTTTGTCCTTGACCTCATAGGCACTCATTTCGGGCTTGAGGTCGTAAGTGGCAACCTTCGGAGAAGCTACAAGTATGCGCTCCTCGCCCTCGTAAGGCTCTTCGCGTCCGCCGTTAAAGAAGAATGTCACATGGGCATACTTCTCGGTCTCGGCGATGTGGAGCTGCTTCTTGTCGAGGCTCGACAGATATTCGCCAAGAGTGTTTTCGACATTCTCTTTCGGGAAGAGGATGTGTACGCCGGTAAACGAAGCGTCGTAGGGAGTCATGCAGTAATACTGGAGTCCGGGGACAACCTTCATGTCGGCTTCGGGGATGTCGTGCTGGGTGAGGGCTACGGTGAGCTCCTTGGCGCGGTCGTTGCGGTAATTGAAGAAAATCACTGCGTCGCCTTCCTTGATAGTTCCGTCGACAGTCGAGTTGTTGATAGGCTTGATGAACTCGTCGGTCACGTCGTCATTGTAGCTCTCCTGCACGGCTTCGGCCATATCGGCAGCCTGCTTGCCTTCGCCTTTCACGAGAAGATCATAGGCCACTTTGACGCGCTCCCAGCGTTTGTCGCGGTCCATTGCATAGTAGCGGCCGATAATCGAAGCGATTTTTCCGGCCGACTTGGCACAGTGGTCTTCGAGAGCCTCGATAAAGCCCTTGCCGCTGCGGGGGTCGGTGTCACGACCGTCCATGAAGCAGTGGATATAGACTTTTTCAAGACCGTAGTGCTTCGCGATGTCGCAGAGCGCATAGAGATGGTCGAGCGACGAGTGAACGCCACCGTCGCTGGTAAGTCCCATAAAATGGATGGCCTTGCCGTTGTCGCGGGCATAGGTGAACGCATCTACGATTTCAGGGTTGGTGAGGATCGAGCCGTCCTTGCATGCCTTGTTGATTTTCACAAGGTCCTGATAGACCACGCGACCGGCACCTATATTGAGGTGTCCCACTTCCGAGTTGCCCATCTGGCCGTCGGGAAGACCGACGTTTTCACCTGAAGCCTGAAGCTCGCTGTGGGGATATGTGTTTACGAGATAGTCCCAATAGGGGGTCGGAGTAGAGAAAATCGCGTCGCTCTTTGAGTGATTGCCGATTCCCCATCCGTCGAGAATCATTAACAATGCTTTCTTTGCCATGATGTTATAGAAATTGTATGGTTATTTTTCAAGAGTGCAAATTTACAAATATTTTATTAGAAACAGCTAAGGATAGCGCGATAAATGAGGCTACCGCCTCTGTCTGTCAGATTTTTTGCAAGGTCTTGACCTGCGTGACGCTCAATGGGATTTCACGGGTGTAGTGTGTCACGAATATCAGCGACATTCCGTTGCGGCTGACAAGGAGGTCGATGAGACGGCGGACACGCTCCTTGTGAGCGGCATCAAGCCCGTGGAGTGGCTCATCAAGAATCAGTAGCGACGGCTGTTTGATGAATGCCCGGGCCAGAAGCACGAGACGCTGTTCGCCGGACGAAAGCTCCTGAAACCGGCGGTCGGCGATGTGGCCTATGTCGAGAAGCCTCAGCCATGTGCGCGCCTCGTCAAGCTCATCGGATGTGGGCTTGCGGAACTGCGAGAGAGAGTTGCGAAGTCCTCCCGCCACAATTTCCTCAACCGGCAGAGCCGAACGGAAATACAGCTGCATCTCGGGACAGACATAACCTATGCGATCCTTTATCTCCCAGATGCTTTCACCCGACCCGCGACGTCGGTCAAAGAGAGTGATACGGTTGGCATAAGCCTGCGGATTGTCCGCGCAGACAAGGCTAAGTAGCAACGATTTACCTGAACCGTTAGCCCCTGTGAGCGCCCACCTCTGTCCGGCACAGACCTTCCAGTCAATCCCTTCAAGGACTGATTTGCCACCGTAGCGCACGTGACCGTCCTCAATAGCGAAAGCCACCTCAAACTCTCCTGCGCTTCCCTTCTGAGCCGGAAGATCCTGAAGAGTCATTTCAGGCACTGACGGCAATGGCCGCGAGCGGAGCGCATCAATGGCTTCGGGACTTGTCTCGGGGGCTGAGACCTCATTGCCGGATATGGCGATAACCGAATCCGTATAGGAAGGAATGTCGGCAGGGTCACACAACAGGAGCACAATGCCGACACCTCCCTCTGCTATGCCCTTAATCGCCTTGTCAAGCTCGGAGCGCGAAAGCTCGTCGAGACCGATATAGGGATTGTCAAGAATCAGAAGGTCAGGCACTTCAAGGAGCGCGTTTATTATCAACAGCTTACGCAATTCACCGCTCGACAGATAGTTGATGCGTTTCCCG is part of the Duncaniella dubosii genome and encodes:
- the gpmI gene encoding 2,3-bisphosphoglycerate-independent phosphoglycerate mutase, which encodes MAKKALLMILDGWGIGNHSKSDAIFSTPTPYWDYLVNTYPHSELQASGENVGLPDGQMGNSEVGHLNIGAGRVVYQDLVKINKACKDGSILTNPEIVDAFTYARDNGKAIHFMGLTSDGGVHSSLDHLYALCDIAKHYGLEKVYIHCFMDGRDTDPRSGKGFIEALEDHCAKSAGKIASIIGRYYAMDRDKRWERVKVAYDLLVKGEGKQAADMAEAVQESYNDDVTDEFIKPINNSTVDGTIKEGDAVIFFNYRNDRAKELTVALTQHDIPEADMKVVPGLQYYCMTPYDASFTGVHILFPKENVENTLGEYLSSLDKKQLHIAETEKYAHVTFFFNGGREEPYEGEERILVASPKVATYDLKPEMSAYEVKDKLVEAIKEEKYDFIVVNYANGDMVGHTGVYDAICKAVKAVDECVKDTVEAAKEAGYEVIIIADHGNADNAVNADGTPNTAHSLNPVPCIYVTERKDAKVEDGKLADVAPTMLKIMGLPQPKEMTGHVLID
- a CDS encoding ATP-binding cassette domain-containing protein, which gives rise to MDSTKFIVSFDSRRLGYGNVVLANPHGSYIPEGVTVVLGPNGAGKSTLGLVIEKGRYAYGNRLRFCRPDMKVKMLAFTDIHSLTGIEVTRYDQRFEATVNDLVPTVGEILGDKAVSEKWTELCNAFALRDVVGKRINYLSSGELRKLLIINALLEVPDLLILDNPYIGLDELSRSELDKAIKGIAEGGVGIVLLLCDPADIPSYTDSVIAISGNEVSAPETSPEAIDALRSRPLPSVPEMTLQDLPAQKGSAGEFEVAFAIEDGHVRYGGKSVLEGIDWKVCAGQRWALTGANGSGKSLLLSLVCADNPQAYANRITLFDRRRGSGESIWEIKDRIGYVCPEMQLYFRSALPVEEIVAGGLRNSLSQFRKPTSDELDEARTWLRLLDIGHIADRRFQELSSGEQRLVLLARAFIKQPSLLILDEPLHGLDAAHKERVRRLIDLLVSRNGMSLIFVTHYTREIPLSVTQVKTLQKI